ACGTCGAAGCCCTACGCCGTAGCGCACAGAGCCTTGCGGATCGACGTCGACGATCAGGGTCTTGAGGCCCCGCCGGGCGAAAGCAGCGGCGAGATTCACCGCCGTCGTCGTCTTGCCTACACCACCCTTCTGACTGACGATTGCGAGCACATCACCCATCTACTCGGAGACCTCGGGATATTCACCCGTCTCGAGGTCGCCCGGCGGGGCCGTCTTGTCATCAGACGTACGGATCTGATCGAGCGTTTCCCGGGCGTGACGCACCCACCGGTCTGCTTCAGCACTCGGAGCGGGGGGATCCATCAGGAAGGACTCGAGATGATAGGCGGCATCGGTTTTCTCGCCGCGGCGCAACAGAAGGTATGCGAGCCCATAGTGGGCGCCCGAGAGCTTCGGCTGAATTTCGAGCGCGCGCCGGTAGCAGCGAATGGCCTCGGTCGGTCTCGCCAAGCGCGAGTACGCGATTGCCATGTTCTGCAACACCCTGTGATTGTTGGGTTCGTCCCTGAGGGCGAGCTGGTAGGAGGTGAGGGCAGCCTCGTAATCCCCCTGACGCTCGAGCGCGAGCCCCTCGCTCAGGTAGTCGAGGCGCTTCTGCTCGCTCTTGGACTTCCCGCCGCTAAAGCGACTCCAGAAAGACATCGCTTCGAATCTACCGTCGAGTGAGCGCCAGAGCTAGGTTGGATCGACATGTCACCACGCAAACAGTCATTCGACCCAGCCCTGGGCGTGCTTCAGGTCGAATGGCCGCTATTCGGCGAGCTGTCACGGGCACTTGCTCTCAGGGTTTCGCGCGACTACGAGCCGGATATGGTCGTCGGCATAGCGACCGCCGGTGTCGTGCCGGGAGCTGTGATCGCCGCCATGCTTGGCAAGGAGTTCCACTCGATCGTGATCAGTCGCAAGTTCCGGGCTGACTCGGTAAGAGAAACGCCAGCAGTGTTTGGCGCGGCGCCTCATGAAGTCCGTGGAATGCGGGTGCTGATCGTCGATGAGACCTGCGATTCGGGCGACACCATGCGCATGGCCGTAGCGGC
Above is a window of Gemmatimonadaceae bacterium DNA encoding:
- a CDS encoding phosphoribosyltransferase, with protein sequence MSPRKQSFDPALGVLQVEWPLFGELSRALALRVSRDYEPDMVVGIATAGVVPGAVIAAMLGKEFHSIVISRKFRADSVRETPAVFGAAPHEVRGMRVLIVDETCDSGDTMRMAVAAIVNAGAKEVRTAVGFRTGSYAPDFHGLATESTIVLPWDREVIVDGELMSNPLYADVLGL
- a CDS encoding tetratricopeptide repeat protein translates to MSFWSRFSGGKSKSEQKRLDYLSEGLALERQGDYEAALTSYQLALRDEPNNHRVLQNMAIAYSRLARPTEAIRCYRRALEIQPKLSGAHYGLAYLLLRRGEKTDAAYHLESFLMDPPAPSAEADRWVRHARETLDQIRTSDDKTAPPGDLETGEYPEVSE